The following coding sequences lie in one Brevibacterium marinum genomic window:
- a CDS encoding LysR substrate-binding domain-containing protein, translating to MRDLGRMQDWPELQALGLLVALSSHAQSIGQAAETLGLAQPNASRSLRNLERELKVPLLRRSPRGTSLTVEGQAVAEWGAKVIDAYDHLNAGTRAIQDARAGTVRVAASLTVAEYLLPGYLTTFTSTHPEVDVGLAVENSSAVIAAVRQQRCDLGLIESVSLPEGFPAEVVGRDRLMIAAAPGFGAGWSEPITAEALAEIPLLVRELGSGTREVLDAALEEFGGASVAGEYESNSALKVAAATALAPVVLSELALRDDFRARRLVPLPVADDLDLDRELHAVWSPRRRLSAGAKSLLEHMVSGHG from the coding sequence ATGCGTGACCTCGGCAGAATGCAGGACTGGCCCGAGCTCCAGGCGCTGGGGCTGCTCGTGGCGCTGAGCTCGCATGCTCAGTCCATCGGGCAGGCGGCCGAGACACTGGGGCTGGCGCAGCCGAACGCCTCGCGCAGCCTGCGCAACCTCGAGCGAGAGCTCAAGGTTCCCCTGCTGCGGCGCTCGCCACGGGGAACGTCGCTGACCGTCGAGGGTCAGGCCGTGGCGGAGTGGGGTGCGAAGGTCATCGACGCCTACGACCATCTCAACGCCGGGACCCGCGCGATCCAGGACGCGCGGGCAGGGACGGTGCGCGTAGCGGCCTCGCTGACCGTGGCCGAATACCTGCTGCCCGGCTACCTGACGACGTTCACCTCGACCCACCCCGAGGTCGACGTGGGGCTGGCCGTCGAGAACTCGTCCGCGGTCATCGCCGCCGTGCGCCAGCAGCGCTGCGACCTCGGCCTCATCGAGTCCGTGTCGCTGCCAGAGGGATTCCCCGCCGAGGTGGTCGGACGTGACCGCCTCATGATCGCCGCCGCGCCCGGCTTCGGCGCGGGCTGGTCCGAGCCGATCACCGCCGAGGCCCTGGCCGAGATCCCCCTGCTGGTCAGAGAGCTCGGTTCGGGGACGAGGGAAGTCCTCGACGCCGCGCTCGAGGAGTTCGGCGGGGCGAGCGTGGCGGGGGAGTACGAATCGAACTCGGCGCTGAAGGTCGCCGCCGCCACGGCCCTCGCGCCGGTCGTGCTCTCGGAGCTGGCGCTGCGCGATGACTTCCGGGCTCGGCGGCTGGTGCCGCTGCCGGTGGCCGACGACCTCGATCTGGATCGGGAGCTGCACGCCGTGTGGTCACCGAGGCGTCGACTCTCGGCGGGAGCGAAGTCCCTGCTCGAACACATGGTGAGCGGACACGGCTGA
- a CDS encoding GNAT family N-acetyltransferase — protein MSSRAPATMVDAHTLILHETGFEVSELGVDDIDDYVELVASAYRGEPSKQGWTTEADLLSGQRLDAEMAREMLDEPDSSMLLVRSAEGQAVGSVYLREPIDGVAYLGVLAVSPVGQGQGVGSALMNLAEAWVAERWNAHSLRMSVINKRAELIAYYERRGFERTGEVEPFPYGDDRFGVPLVDDLEFVLLAKPLR, from the coding sequence ATGTCCTCTCGCGCCCCGGCCACCATGGTCGACGCACATACGCTCATCCTGCACGAAACAGGCTTCGAAGTCAGCGAACTCGGCGTCGACGACATCGATGACTATGTCGAGCTCGTCGCCTCCGCCTACCGTGGCGAGCCCTCGAAGCAGGGCTGGACGACCGAGGCGGATCTGCTCAGCGGCCAGCGCCTCGATGCCGAAATGGCCCGCGAGATGCTCGACGAACCGGATTCGTCGATGCTGCTCGTCCGCTCTGCCGAAGGCCAGGCCGTGGGCAGCGTCTACCTGCGCGAACCCATCGACGGGGTGGCCTACCTGGGCGTGCTCGCGGTGTCGCCGGTGGGGCAGGGCCAGGGGGTGGGGTCGGCACTGATGAACCTCGCCGAAGCATGGGTGGCCGAACGCTGGAACGCTCACTCCCTGCGGATGAGCGTCATCAACAAGCGGGCCGAACTCATCGCCTACTACGAGCGCCGCGGCTTCGAACGCACCGGAGAGGTCGAACCCTTCCCCTACGGTGACGATCGATTCGGCGTGCCCCTGGTCGACGACCTCGAGTTCGTTCTCCTCGCCAAACCGCTGCGCTGA
- a CDS encoding cytochrome c oxidase assembly protein yields the protein MHEHGMSGAMWHPTLPPTLMRVIDWHPQPIPIIVVLAVFGLVLYVFCVWLLHRRGVSWPISRTIWWASGIATVVLVDGTALNGYGMAMFSMHMIQHMILSMLTPILLVLGAPITLMLRVLPAGSGRWNARRIILAIVHSPVMRVLTHPFVTTVLFIMSLYGLYFTPAFDWLMSTMWGHNLMFIHFVAVGMLYFWNIFGVDPSPRTSSKSRMRIDPTVVQVFEIVATVPFHAFFGIVVMMSTTLLTSFYSMPMWGIDPLEDQFLGGGIAWAFTEIPTLIMLGVLVFKWQRSDERLGRRLDRKAARDGDAELRAYNQYLADLSANDQRRRHDV from the coding sequence ATGCATGAGCACGGGATGAGCGGGGCGATGTGGCACCCGACGCTCCCGCCGACGTTGATGCGAGTCATCGACTGGCATCCGCAGCCGATCCCCATCATCGTCGTTCTCGCGGTGTTCGGACTGGTGCTGTATGTGTTCTGCGTGTGGCTGCTGCATCGTCGCGGAGTGTCGTGGCCGATCTCCCGGACCATCTGGTGGGCGTCGGGCATCGCCACCGTCGTCCTCGTCGACGGCACGGCCCTGAACGGCTATGGCATGGCGATGTTCAGCATGCACATGATCCAGCATATGATCCTGTCGATGCTGACCCCCATCCTGCTGGTCCTGGGCGCCCCGATCACGCTCATGCTGCGTGTCCTGCCGGCCGGGTCGGGTCGGTGGAATGCGCGTCGCATCATCCTCGCGATCGTTCACAGCCCCGTGATGCGCGTTCTCACCCACCCGTTCGTGACGACCGTGCTGTTCATCATGAGCTTGTACGGCCTGTACTTCACACCCGCCTTCGACTGGCTGATGTCGACGATGTGGGGGCACAACCTGATGTTCATCCACTTCGTGGCCGTCGGAATGCTCTACTTCTGGAACATCTTCGGAGTCGACCCGTCGCCGCGGACGAGCAGCAAGAGCCGCATGCGCATCGATCCCACCGTCGTGCAGGTCTTCGAGATAGTGGCCACCGTGCCCTTCCACGCGTTCTTCGGCATCGTGGTGATGATGTCGACGACCCTGCTCACGAGCTTCTACTCCATGCCGATGTGGGGCATCGACCCGCTCGAGGACCAGTTCCTCGGAGGCGGCATCGCCTGGGCCTTCACGGAGATTCCCACGCTCATCATGCTCGGGGTGCTCGTGTTCAAATGGCAGAGATCGGACGAGCGCCTCGGCCGCCGACTCGATCGCAAGGCGGCCAGGGACGGCGACGCCGAGCTGCGCGCCTACAACCAGTACCTGGCCGACCTCTCCGCGAATGATCAGCGTCGTCGCCACGATGTGTGA
- a CDS encoding GNAT family N-acetyltransferase encodes MDLEISDETYTFAQDTDASRFTVSHNGTVIGHVDYIDREAGPDDTAETPVRTFTHTEVSPAFGGRGIAAHLVRFALETSAEADLTFRTTCSYVMEYFRRNPEFDDLRA; translated from the coding sequence ATGGACCTCGAGATCTCCGACGAGACATACACCTTCGCCCAGGACACCGACGCATCCCGCTTCACCGTCAGCCACAACGGCACGGTCATCGGCCACGTCGACTACATCGACCGCGAGGCCGGGCCCGATGACACCGCCGAGACCCCGGTGCGCACCTTCACCCACACCGAGGTGTCGCCCGCCTTCGGTGGCCGTGGGATCGCCGCCCACCTGGTGCGCTTCGCCCTCGAGACCAGCGCCGAGGCGGACCTGACATTCCGTACCACCTGTTCCTACGTCATGGAGTACTTCCGCAGAAACCCCGAATTCGACGATCTGCGCGCCTGA
- a CDS encoding GNAT family N-acetyltransferase, whose translation MGGSFILDRPGLQDLDEVFEIYSDPRVWTHYPSGRMVKREEAEAFLLTRIADWEIDGLGIWIVRESEGGPALGTCGCGVRRMPLADAWNPDRIEAHWNLGYRFRPEVQGRGYATEISRLAIARAQELKPELPVIAYLLEHNMASQKVAEKVGLSLQHRGPDAGNPDPQAMRLVFADRALNPTQLAAALI comes from the coding sequence ATGGGGGGCTCCTTCATTCTCGACCGGCCGGGTCTTCAGGATCTGGACGAGGTGTTCGAGATCTACAGTGATCCCCGCGTCTGGACGCACTACCCCAGCGGTCGGATGGTCAAGCGGGAGGAGGCCGAGGCATTCCTTCTCACCCGCATCGCCGACTGGGAGATCGATGGGCTTGGAATCTGGATCGTCCGGGAATCGGAGGGAGGCCCCGCGCTGGGCACCTGCGGCTGCGGCGTTCGGCGCATGCCCCTGGCCGATGCGTGGAACCCCGACCGGATCGAGGCCCATTGGAATCTAGGGTACCGGTTCCGCCCCGAGGTCCAGGGGCGCGGCTACGCCACCGAGATCTCCCGACTGGCCATCGCCCGCGCCCAGGAGCTCAAACCCGAGCTGCCGGTCATCGCCTACCTGCTCGAGCACAATATGGCCTCGCAGAAGGTAGCGGAGAAGGTGGGGCTGAGCCTGCAGCATCGTGGACCCGACGCCGGCAACCCCGATCCGCAGGCGATGCGGCTGGTCTTCGCCGACCGGGCGCTGAACCCGACCCAGTTGGCGGCAGCGCTGATCTGA
- a CDS encoding long-chain-fatty-acid--CoA ligase: protein MLTGIPSTLGDSYQLNTTTMIRHAATFFGESEVVYRRSDGSWGRSDYADEFKRMAQLAHGLDELGVGAGSMVGVIDWNSRRHLELYFSVPGVAATMLQLNLRLAPEDLAYVVSHSKSDWIFVDESLLHVAEALAPKLDVKGWVVMTDKPSSQIETSLDNVVFYEDLIADKPETYDWPVVDEKTAAYAGYTTGTTGRPKGVYYSHRSIYLHTMGGLAALHADFDDCVMPITPMFHVLSWGFPQNAVAAGAKLVLPGKFAAEEFGAIGQAFIEEKVTLANGAPAIFTPMLEMMKNMPQTPDLRGVRLVSGSSEPPLSMMRGFQEVTGAEVIHGYGATETTPLATTNWRIKPGMNLTEDEEWDLKRYQGLPIIGVDVKIVDPTGEEMPRDGESVGEIVMRGPWITESYFKLPDNADRFIDGWWRSGDVGVIDPYGYLKITDRLKDVIKSGGEWISSIDMENAILDSPDVKEAAVIGVPDEKWDERPVAYVVPNDGAEVTRDTIVETLGERFAKWQLPDQVNVVEEMPRTSVGKLDKKLLRKNWEEQ from the coding sequence ATGCTTACAGGCATTCCATCCACCCTCGGTGACAGCTACCAGCTCAACACCACCACGATGATCCGCCATGCCGCGACCTTCTTCGGTGAATCGGAGGTCGTCTACCGCCGATCGGACGGGTCATGGGGGCGGTCGGACTACGCCGACGAGTTCAAGCGCATGGCTCAGCTGGCGCACGGCCTGGACGAGCTCGGCGTCGGTGCGGGCTCCATGGTCGGCGTCATCGACTGGAACTCCCGCCGCCACCTCGAGCTCTACTTCTCGGTGCCCGGAGTGGCGGCGACCATGCTCCAGCTCAACCTGCGTCTGGCCCCTGAGGACCTCGCCTACGTCGTCAGCCACTCGAAGTCCGACTGGATCTTCGTCGACGAGTCCCTTCTCCACGTCGCCGAGGCGCTCGCCCCGAAGCTCGACGTCAAGGGGTGGGTCGTCATGACCGACAAGCCCTCCTCCCAGATCGAGACGAGTCTGGACAATGTCGTCTTCTACGAGGACCTCATCGCCGACAAGCCCGAGACCTATGACTGGCCCGTCGTCGACGAGAAGACCGCGGCCTACGCGGGCTACACGACCGGGACCACGGGACGCCCCAAGGGGGTCTACTACTCGCACCGGTCCATCTACCTGCACACCATGGGCGGACTGGCCGCACTCCACGCGGACTTCGACGACTGCGTCATGCCCATCACCCCGATGTTCCACGTCCTGTCCTGGGGCTTCCCGCAGAACGCGGTGGCCGCCGGTGCCAAACTCGTCCTGCCCGGCAAGTTCGCCGCCGAAGAGTTCGGGGCCATCGGCCAGGCCTTCATCGAAGAGAAGGTCACGCTGGCCAATGGTGCGCCCGCGATCTTCACGCCGATGTTGGAGATGATGAAGAACATGCCTCAGACACCCGACTTGCGCGGAGTGCGTCTGGTCTCGGGTTCCTCCGAGCCGCCGCTGTCGATGATGCGTGGATTCCAGGAAGTCACGGGCGCCGAGGTGATCCACGGTTACGGTGCCACCGAGACCACGCCCTTGGCCACCACGAACTGGCGGATCAAGCCCGGAATGAACCTCACCGAGGACGAGGAGTGGGACCTCAAGCGCTACCAGGGTCTGCCGATCATCGGCGTCGACGTCAAGATCGTCGACCCGACGGGCGAGGAGATGCCGCGCGATGGCGAGTCCGTGGGCGAGATCGTCATGCGCGGACCCTGGATCACCGAGTCCTACTTCAAGCTGCCGGACAATGCGGACCGGTTCATCGACGGCTGGTGGCGCTCGGGTGATGTCGGAGTCATCGATCCCTACGGTTACCTCAAGATCACGGACCGCCTCAAAGACGTCATCAAGTCCGGCGGCGAGTGGATCTCCTCGATCGACATGGAGAATGCGATCCTCGACAGCCCCGACGTCAAGGAAGCCGCAGTCATCGGAGTCCCGGACGAGAAGTGGGATGAACGTCCCGTGGCCTATGTCGTGCCCAACGACGGCGCCGAGGTGACCCGAGACACGATCGTCGAAACGCTCGGTGAGCGCTTTGCCAAGTGGCAGCTGCCGGATCAGGTCAACGTCGTCGAGGAGATGCCGCGCACCTCGGTCGGCAAGCTCGACAAGAAGCTGCTGCGCAAGAACTGGGAAGAGCAGTGA
- a CDS encoding YeiH family protein: protein MTRFLRLIPGLGVAALATAIAWPISMVAPVLSPLLIAIVLGIIVGNVLPELPETFQPGLNFAAKPLLRVGIVALGAQVVLGDILELGWLVLVLAAVVVATGIVVGRLLARPFRVDADLAMLIGCGFGICGAAAVAGVESTLKSKKADVAAAIGLVVLFGTLMIAIVPSLSAVFGLAPETAGMWGGASTHEVAQVVAIGGIIGPAALQVAVLVKLSRVIMLAPTVAVLSMIMRRADSRERASVTSPAEAAPQSASDAQSSPAPPAPAAGKRPPIVPLFVLGFLLMAGLRTFGLLPEVAVSGLNWVQTVCLAMAMFALGRGVQWRSLKSLGAGPIGLAATTTLIVAVIGLGGALLLT from the coding sequence ATGACTCGCTTTCTCCGTCTCATCCCCGGCTTGGGCGTCGCGGCCCTGGCCACCGCGATCGCCTGGCCGATCTCCATGGTGGCCCCGGTCCTGTCCCCGCTCCTCATCGCAATCGTCCTCGGCATCATCGTCGGCAATGTCCTGCCCGAGCTGCCGGAGACCTTCCAACCCGGCCTCAACTTCGCGGCCAAGCCGCTTCTGCGGGTGGGCATCGTCGCCCTCGGCGCGCAGGTCGTCCTCGGCGACATCCTCGAACTGGGCTGGCTGGTCCTCGTCCTCGCCGCCGTCGTCGTCGCCACCGGCATCGTCGTCGGCAGGCTGCTCGCCCGTCCGTTCCGGGTCGATGCGGATCTGGCGATGCTCATCGGCTGCGGGTTCGGCATCTGCGGGGCGGCCGCGGTCGCCGGCGTCGAGTCGACGCTGAAGTCGAAGAAGGCGGACGTGGCCGCGGCGATCGGTCTCGTGGTCCTCTTCGGCACGCTGATGATCGCGATCGTGCCGAGCCTGAGCGCGGTGTTCGGCTTGGCTCCCGAGACAGCGGGAATGTGGGGCGGGGCCTCGACGCACGAGGTCGCGCAGGTCGTCGCGATCGGCGGGATCATCGGCCCTGCCGCGCTGCAGGTCGCCGTGCTCGTCAAGCTCTCACGCGTCATCATGCTCGCCCCGACCGTCGCCGTGCTCAGCATGATCATGCGCCGGGCCGACAGTCGGGAACGGGCATCGGTGACCTCCCCCGCCGAGGCGGCCCCGCAGTCGGCGTCGGATGCGCAGTCCTCGCCGGCGCCACCCGCCCCGGCGGCGGGAAAACGTCCTCCCATCGTTCCGCTGTTCGTCCTCGGCTTCCTCCTCATGGCCGGCCTGCGCACCTTCGGCCTGCTGCCGGAGGTCGCGGTCTCCGGCCTGAACTGGGTTCAGACCGTGTGCCTGGCCATGGCGATGTTCGCCCTCGGCCGCGGCGTGCAATGGCGTTCGCTGAAGAGCCTCGGCGCCGGCCCCATCGGTCTGGCCGCGACGACGACCCTCATCGTCGCCGTCATCGGACTCGGCGGAGCTCTGCTGCTGACCTGA
- a CDS encoding 3-hydroxyacyl-CoA dehydrogenase NAD-binding domain-containing protein produces the protein MSFSVAVIGAGTIGRSFAWLFARSGHSVRVLDTRGDLAEVVTSLQADVSADAAAHNMLASELGSISLADTVESAVADAAFVQESGPEDPQAKPQLFAQIAAAAPADAILATSSSTIPASLIARHLTTDAAARVIVGHPFNPPHLMPLVEVVPAPATSPDTVERALDFYRSCGREPVALNREVRGFVGNRLQNALMKEAISLVESGVISAPDLDAVMKNSLGLRWSAVGQFEAMHLGGGDAGIRGFMDHIGSSFAQIGELPLDLSDAGMAEVFAQVERAYGEKPSEAGAEARDRAQRAVLESRGQESTHSED, from the coding sequence ATGAGCTTCTCAGTTGCTGTCATCGGTGCCGGAACCATCGGCCGTTCCTTCGCCTGGCTGTTCGCCCGCTCGGGGCATTCGGTGCGGGTCTTGGATACCAGGGGCGACCTCGCCGAGGTGGTCACCAGTCTGCAGGCCGACGTCAGTGCCGACGCTGCCGCCCACAACATGCTCGCGTCCGAGCTCGGATCAATCAGTCTCGCCGACACGGTCGAATCTGCTGTCGCCGACGCAGCCTTCGTGCAGGAGTCGGGCCCCGAGGACCCGCAGGCGAAGCCGCAGCTCTTCGCCCAGATCGCTGCCGCAGCCCCGGCCGATGCCATCCTCGCGACCTCGTCGTCGACCATCCCCGCCTCGTTGATCGCACGCCACCTGACGACCGATGCCGCGGCACGTGTCATCGTCGGTCATCCGTTCAATCCGCCGCATCTGATGCCGCTCGTGGAGGTGGTCCCGGCCCCGGCGACCAGTCCCGACACGGTCGAGCGTGCCCTCGACTTCTACCGCAGCTGTGGTCGTGAGCCCGTGGCGCTGAATCGGGAGGTTCGCGGGTTCGTCGGCAACCGGCTGCAGAATGCGCTGATGAAGGAGGCGATCTCGCTGGTGGAGAGCGGCGTCATCTCTGCACCCGACCTCGACGCGGTGATGAAGAACTCCCTGGGTCTGCGCTGGTCAGCGGTGGGGCAGTTCGAGGCGATGCACCTCGGCGGGGGAGATGCGGGGATCCGCGGATTCATGGACCACATCGGATCCTCGTTCGCCCAGATCGGCGAGCTTCCGCTCGACCTCAGCGATGCAGGGATGGCCGAGGTCTTCGCCCAGGTCGAGCGGGCCTATGGTGAGAAGCCGAGTGAAGCCGGCG
- a CDS encoding enoyl-CoA hydratase, which yields MTSSVLTDQHDGVVTVTINRPESLNALTPESMQGIGEAVAEAATGARAVIITGNDRSFSSGADLQGSVQGGGLGLERANAIIRAIIDVEIPTIAAVSGPAAGIGCSLALACDYMVMSEESYLMLAFSKIGLMPDGGATALVAASAGRHRAMKMALTAEKVWAKDALEWGLASEVVGAGTQLERAQEIAATWAQGPPLAYAKATAAINATTLTELDDAFGRELEDQTFLRSTNDFAEGVAAFMEKRSPKYTGQ from the coding sequence GTGACCTCGAGTGTTCTCACCGACCAGCATGACGGGGTCGTGACAGTCACGATCAATCGTCCCGAAAGCCTCAACGCGCTCACTCCGGAGTCCATGCAGGGCATCGGGGAGGCCGTCGCCGAGGCGGCCACCGGCGCACGAGCGGTCATCATCACCGGCAATGATCGGTCGTTCAGCTCGGGCGCTGACCTGCAGGGGTCCGTCCAGGGCGGAGGTCTCGGCCTCGAGCGGGCCAATGCCATCATCCGTGCGATCATCGACGTCGAGATCCCGACCATCGCAGCGGTTTCCGGGCCTGCCGCCGGAATCGGATGTTCTCTGGCCCTGGCCTGTGACTACATGGTGATGAGCGAGGAGTCCTATCTGATGTTGGCCTTCAGCAAGATCGGCCTCATGCCCGACGGTGGAGCCACGGCTCTGGTGGCAGCCTCGGCGGGCCGACATCGGGCCATGAAGATGGCGCTCACAGCGGAGAAGGTGTGGGCCAAGGACGCGCTCGAATGGGGGCTGGCCAGCGAGGTCGTCGGCGCCGGCACGCAGCTCGAACGTGCCCAGGAGATCGCGGCGACCTGGGCGCAGGGACCGCCGTTGGCGTATGCGAAGGCAACGGCGGCCATCAACGCGACCACCCTGACCGAGCTCGACGACGCCTTCGGCCGCGAACTCGAAGACCAGACCTTCCTCCGGTCCACCAACGACTTCGCCGAGGGCGTCGCCGCCTTTATGGAGAAGCGCTCGCCGAAATACACCGGACAGTGA
- a CDS encoding trans-sulfuration enzyme family protein, with product MTSRESSYAPETVVVDAARPQRSDGASVNSPIELSSTFVSSGDIDRSPYAYGRFDTPAWTPFEAALGELEHAALPGLVYGSGLAAIASTLSLVPRGGTLIMPRHSYQGSLRSAGEIAERAGFDLITVDIADTAAVIDSLDAIAAAADGNSATDGKSATDGKSATDGTAAADGNSAADANGGVASAMLWIESPTNPMLEVADVPALLAAARERGILTAVDNTFATPLLQTPLDLGADIVVHSVTKYLAGHSDVVLGAAVTSSDDLRARLHADRSMRGAIAGPFEVWLALRGLRTLSVRMGRAQANAARIAELLGSHPDVVETRYPGLPTDPGHDRATAQMSGFGAIVVFSVATAQQATAIAEAVRLWTPATSLGGVESLIERRRRHASEPDTVPEGLLRLSVGIEAADDLWNDLDQAIRAAHCA from the coding sequence ATGACCTCCCGAGAATCCTCCTATGCTCCCGAGACCGTCGTCGTCGATGCGGCCCGCCCACAGCGCAGCGACGGCGCCTCGGTCAATTCGCCCATCGAACTGTCCTCGACCTTCGTCAGCAGCGGTGACATCGATCGCTCTCCCTATGCCTACGGGCGATTCGACACCCCCGCCTGGACACCATTCGAAGCCGCCCTGGGCGAACTCGAACATGCCGCGCTGCCCGGCCTGGTCTACGGTTCGGGCCTCGCCGCGATCGCCTCGACGCTCAGCTTGGTTCCGCGCGGCGGCACCCTGATCATGCCCCGCCACAGCTATCAGGGGTCTCTGCGGTCGGCCGGTGAGATCGCCGAGCGTGCCGGATTCGACCTCATCACCGTCGACATCGCCGACACCGCAGCCGTCATCGACTCCCTCGACGCAATCGCTGCGGCAGCCGATGGGAACTCGGCGACCGACGGGAAATCGGCGACCGACGGGAAATCGGCGACCGACGGGACTGCGGCGGCCGATGGGAACTCGGCGGCCGACGCGAACGGTGGGGTCGCCTCGGCGATGCTGTGGATCGAATCCCCGACCAACCCGATGCTCGAGGTCGCGGACGTGCCGGCCCTCCTCGCCGCCGCTCGCGAACGGGGGATCCTCACCGCCGTCGACAACACCTTCGCCACACCACTGCTGCAGACACCGCTCGACCTGGGGGCCGACATCGTCGTCCACTCGGTCACCAAATACCTCGCCGGACACTCCGACGTCGTTCTCGGTGCGGCCGTGACCAGCAGCGATGACCTGCGCGCTCGTCTCCATGCCGACCGTTCGATGCGCGGTGCCATCGCCGGCCCCTTCGAGGTCTGGTTGGCGCTGCGGGGTCTGCGGACCCTGTCGGTGCGGATGGGGCGCGCGCAGGCCAACGCCGCCCGGATCGCCGAACTCCTCGGCTCCCACCCGGACGTAGTCGAGACCCGCTACCCGGGCCTGCCGACCGATCCCGGCCACGACCGCGCGACCGCGCAGATGAGCGGCTTCGGTGCCATCGTCGTGTTCAGCGTCGCGACCGCTCAGCAGGCCACGGCAATCGCCGAGGCGGTCCGACTCTGGACACCGGCGACCTCCCTGGGCGGCGTCGAATCCCTCATCGAACGCCGGCGTCGTCATGCCTCCGAGCCGGACACGGTGCCCGAAGGGCTGCTGCGACTGAGCGTGGGCATCGAAGCCGCCGACGACCTGTGGAATGACCTCGACCAGGCGATCCGCGCCGCCCACTGCGCCTGA
- a CDS encoding SLC13 family permease — MLVQIIALLIFVALFAVGAIRGVQIGVLMLVGAAGTGLFLTDMTVDDIIGEFPLSIMILLAGVTYFFAIAQENGTVDKIIDWALEKVGSSAVLLPAVFFVITACIAAMGAPLAGLVMMPVGMQVARKYGVDYALMGLAICFAIGAGGFAPTSLYGIVTYSTAHDAGIDLSPFLLFGIAIGVYLVMLAVAYFMFGRNLFGRKSVVAAAGSASAGSHADGTNGLGTTGEGADATISRGSASATEVAFGEDDEDEALFDSSSSSASTESGPFSFVQILTVVLMAGLIGSVVVLAAIGKEPDIGLLCFFFGAVLSLADPKTGKAALPKIDWSTVLLVGGIITFVGVLQNMGAVDLLGEGAEAIGSPLVAAFVLCIVGGLVSAFASTTGILAALVPLALPLIAAGGVPGWALIAALGVCSAVVDVSPFSTLGATVVATAPGDHKARLTRILVKFGMSMVIIGPIVLVGGLVVPAMIF; from the coding sequence ATGCTCGTACAAATCATTGCGCTGCTGATCTTCGTCGCACTGTTCGCCGTCGGCGCGATCCGCGGTGTGCAGATCGGCGTGCTCATGCTCGTCGGTGCCGCCGGAACCGGTCTGTTCCTGACAGACATGACCGTCGATGACATCATCGGGGAGTTCCCGCTGTCCATCATGATCCTGCTGGCCGGAGTCACGTACTTCTTCGCCATCGCGCAGGAGAACGGAACCGTCGACAAGATCATCGACTGGGCGCTGGAGAAGGTCGGCTCCTCCGCTGTCCTCCTGCCGGCCGTCTTCTTCGTCATCACCGCGTGCATCGCTGCCATGGGTGCACCGCTGGCCGGACTCGTCATGATGCCGGTGGGCATGCAGGTGGCCCGCAAGTACGGAGTCGACTACGCCCTGATGGGTCTGGCGATCTGCTTCGCCATCGGCGCCGGCGGGTTCGCCCCGACCAGCCTCTACGGCATCGTCACCTACAGCACCGCCCACGATGCGGGAATCGACCTGTCCCCGTTCCTGCTCTTCGGCATCGCCATCGGCGTCTACCTCGTCATGCTCGCCGTCGCCTACTTCATGTTCGGCCGCAATCTGTTCGGCCGCAAATCGGTCGTGGCCGCGGCGGGTTCCGCGAGCGCGGGGTCGCACGCCGACGGGACGAATGGTCTCGGAACCACCGGTGAAGGTGCCGATGCGACGATCTCCCGCGGATCCGCCTCGGCGACCGAGGTGGCCTTCGGCGAGGACGACGAGGACGAAGCGCTCTTCGACTCCTCGAGCTCCTCGGCGAGCACCGAATCGGGCCCCTTCTCCTTCGTGCAGATCCTCACCGTCGTGCTCATGGCCGGCCTCATCGGCTCCGTCGTCGTGCTGGCAGCGATCGGCAAGGAACCGGACATCGGTCTGCTGTGCTTCTTCTTCGGTGCGGTCCTCTCGCTCGCCGATCCCAAGACCGGCAAGGCGGCGCTGCCCAAGATCGACTGGTCGACCGTCCTCCTCGTCGGCGGCATCATCACCTTCGTCGGTGTGCTGCAGAACATGGGCGCCGTCGACCTCCTCGGTGAGGGCGCCGAGGCGATCGGTTCGCCGCTCGTCGCGGCCTTCGTCCTGTGCATCGTGGGCGGGCTGGTCTCCGCATTCGCGTCGACGACCGGCATCCTTGCCGCTCTCGTGCCTCTGGCCCTGCCCCTCATCGCCGCCGGCGGCGTCCCCGGCTGGGCGCTCATCGCGGCCCTGGGCGTGTGCTCGGCCGTCGTCGACGTCTCACCGTTCTCGACACTCGGTGCCACGGTCGTGGCCACGGCCCCGGGCGATCACAAGGCGCGACTGACCCGCATCCTCGTGAAGTTCGGCATGTCGATGGTCATCATCGGACCCATCGTCCTCGTCGGGGGCCTCGTCGTGCCCGCCATGATCTTCTAG